One part of the Bacteroidia bacterium genome encodes these proteins:
- a CDS encoding sulfotransferase domain-containing protein — protein MSSHPRHVLILGCGRSGTSIFGEFFDHLPMYQYLSEPDFDELSALDQSSPIAIKVPRRSKFHAPDKGLSISVEKLFELFPENLQIYWQLRHPLDTIASLKVGISKNWGHHPRPHDWEAWMDESLIKKCAYHWAYINRFGFEHLKDIAKIKRFEDMLSEPMNFALNICEEIGVDVDSANSEINSWAERIQNKNNDKFVEAVTSQAYSTKDHSVRVNRWKENLSEEDVAMCRPFITELASKFSYTLP, from the coding sequence ATGAGTTCACATCCCAGGCATGTCCTGATCCTCGGTTGTGGAAGGAGCGGTACCTCCATTTTTGGAGAATTTTTCGACCACCTTCCCATGTACCAATACCTTAGCGAACCTGACTTTGATGAACTATCTGCTTTGGACCAAAGCAGCCCAATAGCTATCAAAGTTCCACGAAGGAGCAAATTTCATGCTCCTGACAAAGGCTTATCCATTTCGGTCGAGAAGCTTTTCGAACTTTTTCCTGAAAACCTTCAGATTTACTGGCAGCTCAGACACCCCCTCGATACCATAGCTTCCCTCAAAGTCGGAATTTCTAAAAATTGGGGGCATCATCCTCGTCCCCATGATTGGGAAGCATGGATGGATGAAAGCCTGATAAAGAAATGTGCCTATCATTGGGCCTATATCAATCGCTTTGGCTTTGAGCACCTAAAGGACATTGCCAAAATCAAGCGTTTCGAGGACATGTTGTCTGAGCCCATGAATTTTGCTCTGAATATTTGTGAAGAGATTGGAGTAGATGTAGATAGTGCTAATTCAGAAATCAACTCATGGGCAGAAAGGATTCAAAACAAAAACAATGATAAGTTCGTAGAAGCGGTAACCTCTCAAGCTTATTCTACCAAAGATCATTCAGTCAGGGTAAACAGATGGAAAGAAAATCTATCTGAGGAAGATGTTGCAATGTGTCGGCCCTTTATAACTGAGCTGGCAAGCAAATTTTCATATACATTACCCTAA
- a CDS encoding alpha/beta hydrolase, whose amino-acid sequence MKKLLLWSLSFLWLGILPAQNTAYGFEENIPYYDESARQSDAYLAERCVLDIYYPKDQKGFATIVWFHGGGLKAGEKHIDDYLKDKGVAIVAVNYRFFPKIKAPTYIEDAAASVAWTLKQIESYGGDPDLVFVSGHSAGGYLASMLGLDKSYLAKHGIDADKLAGLIPFSGHTITHFTVREEMGIKGTQPIIDRYAPLYHVRSDAPPLILITGDRELELLGRYEENAYMMRMMKIAGHKRTILHELDGYGHNMVHPAYPLLIKYVKELSKEIKGK is encoded by the coding sequence ATGAAAAAACTACTACTATGGAGTCTGAGCTTCCTATGGCTCGGCATTCTTCCCGCCCAAAACACGGCTTACGGCTTCGAAGAAAATATTCCCTATTACGACGAAAGTGCCAGACAATCGGATGCTTATCTGGCAGAGCGTTGTGTATTGGATATTTACTATCCTAAAGATCAAAAAGGTTTTGCTACCATTGTGTGGTTTCATGGAGGAGGCCTCAAAGCGGGTGAAAAGCATATTGATGACTATCTCAAAGACAAAGGTGTCGCTATTGTAGCCGTCAATTATCGCTTCTTTCCCAAGATCAAAGCACCGACATATATCGAAGATGCAGCTGCTTCGGTTGCATGGACCCTGAAGCAAATTGAAAGCTATGGAGGAGATCCCGATTTGGTCTTCGTCTCCGGGCATTCTGCCGGAGGTTATCTGGCGAGCATGTTGGGACTGGATAAATCCTATCTGGCTAAGCATGGAATAGATGCGGATAAGCTTGCAGGATTGATTCCTTTTAGTGGACATACGATTACGCATTTTACGGTACGTGAAGAAATGGGAATCAAGGGAACTCAGCCCATCATCGATAGATATGCACCTCTCTATCATGTACGCTCGGATGCTCCCCCTTTGATCCTGATTACGGGAGACCGGGAATTGGAACTTTTAGGGAGGTATGAGGAAAATGCCTATATGATGCGCATGATGAAAATTGCCGGACACAAGCGGACTATTTTACACGAACTGGATGGATATGGACATAATATGGTACATCCCGCTTATCCGCTTCTGATCAAATATGTGAAGGAATTGAGTAAAGAGATAAAAGGAAAATAA
- a CDS encoding class I SAM-dependent methyltransferase, whose amino-acid sequence MNLQKDFGNIDIYLFDQLLKGRIQKNHKILDAGCGGGRNSYFFLKEGFELYGVDQNPLAIEGIREMAKLISPGYPEKRFETAELSQLPFKDESFDWIICNAVLHFANDHAHFERMMLELWRVLKRGAIFFARLASDIGFEGKYKDLGNGRYFLPDESERYAVSEQQLLDYTQKLNAELIERIKTTNVQNLRAMTTWVLKKN is encoded by the coding sequence ATGAACCTGCAAAAAGATTTTGGAAACATCGATATTTACCTTTTCGACCAATTATTGAAAGGGAGGATACAAAAGAACCATAAGATTCTGGATGCAGGTTGTGGAGGCGGTCGAAATTCTTACTTCTTTCTAAAAGAGGGCTTTGAGCTTTATGGAGTGGACCAAAATCCCTTGGCAATTGAGGGGATTCGAGAAATGGCAAAACTTATTTCTCCGGGCTATCCTGAAAAGAGATTCGAAACTGCCGAATTGAGTCAACTTCCTTTTAAGGATGAAAGTTTTGATTGGATCATCTGCAATGCGGTCCTTCATTTTGCCAATGATCATGCGCACTTTGAGCGTATGATGCTCGAACTGTGGAGAGTGCTAAAACGGGGGGCTATATTTTTTGCAAGATTGGCTTCAGATATAGGATTTGAAGGGAAATACAAGGATTTGGGGAATGGCAGATATTTTCTGCCGGATGAAAGTGAGCGTTATGCGGTGAGTGAACAACAACTATTGGATTACACACAGAAACTAAATGCTGAGCTAATCGAAAGAATCAAGACAACCAATGTGCAAAACCTAAGGGCCATGACTACCTGGGTACTAAAGAAAAATTAG
- a CDS encoding S9 family peptidase, producing the protein MNRILILLASILILFSMKTQAQKRAMTADDLLDMVQLGGAKISPDGSRIIYTKSTLDWKGNKRESHIHSIDPDGKDDYKFLGGKSNSDIKFSPDGKYISLRRAVEKKSQIFLMRTSGGEAIQFSKHASGIRSYKWAPDSKSIIFSSNKEKTKEAQKEKKDGYDHVVVDEGPNGQRAAEWVHLFSIDIESKKEKALLKEDRLIGQFEISPDGKQIAFTSRFENRRNQGNKSEIYLYSLADSSVKKLTDNNAPEGNIAWSPDGQQISFMTGDTKEWELKNAKIWSLDLASNRIFNLSGNFEGNIRGYYWSPDSKSIYFTGLQKTNSHVFKLDPRSREFIQISKGEGMWRIMDVDKERNSILLSYQNAQTPPDLYYSRVLDFHPRKLTHLNPWIKKDIQLAEMEVMQWNSKDGTEIEGVLYKPAEMKEGEKAPFLLHIHGGPAGVFTNSFSPRYHIYAALGYVQLAPNVRGSSGYTDELLRGNMNDIGGGDYEDLMTGVDKLIADGLVDETKMAVRGWSYGGILGGTVVTKTSRFKAASLGAMVSDWTSEYGIGFNYDVKLWYIGGTPWSNPEGYRNKSALSHVSKVSTPVILFHGERDFTDTEAQSMMFFAALKDLGKEVRYLKFPREPHGFREPRHVRTLYVEEIKWIQKHTLGEDWKPWKRKKEKKEESKEKKSE; encoded by the coding sequence ATGAATCGCATCCTAATTCTACTAGCTAGCATTCTCATTCTTTTTTCGATGAAAACACAGGCTCAGAAACGTGCCATGACAGCAGATGACCTGCTGGATATGGTACAACTAGGAGGGGCAAAAATATCCCCTGATGGATCTCGAATTATTTATACCAAATCCACCCTGGACTGGAAAGGCAATAAGCGAGAGAGTCATATCCACAGCATTGATCCTGATGGAAAAGACGATTACAAATTCCTGGGAGGAAAGAGTAATAGTGATATCAAATTTTCACCGGATGGCAAATACATAAGCCTGAGAAGGGCGGTAGAGAAGAAGTCTCAAATCTTTCTCATGCGAACGAGTGGGGGAGAAGCGATTCAGTTTAGCAAACATGCGAGTGGTATCCGTTCCTATAAGTGGGCGCCGGATTCAAAGAGCATCATTTTTAGTTCAAATAAAGAAAAGACAAAGGAAGCCCAGAAAGAAAAGAAAGATGGCTATGATCATGTAGTAGTTGATGAAGGTCCCAATGGACAAAGAGCTGCTGAATGGGTACATCTGTTTAGTATAGATATTGAGAGCAAAAAAGAAAAAGCCCTTCTCAAAGAAGATCGCCTGATCGGGCAGTTTGAGATAAGTCCTGACGGAAAACAAATAGCTTTTACCTCCCGCTTTGAGAACCGAAGAAATCAGGGCAATAAATCCGAAATCTATTTGTATAGCCTGGCTGATTCTTCTGTGAAAAAATTGACCGATAATAATGCTCCTGAAGGAAATATTGCCTGGTCGCCGGATGGTCAACAGATCAGTTTCATGACTGGAGACACCAAAGAATGGGAACTCAAAAATGCCAAAATCTGGAGCCTGGACCTGGCTTCGAATCGAATCTTTAATCTATCTGGAAACTTTGAAGGAAACATACGTGGCTATTACTGGAGTCCGGATAGTAAGAGTATCTATTTTACAGGGCTGCAGAAAACCAATTCTCATGTTTTTAAACTGGATCCACGTTCCCGCGAATTCATTCAAATCAGCAAAGGAGAAGGCATGTGGCGGATCATGGATGTAGATAAGGAAAGAAATTCGATTCTGCTTTCCTATCAGAATGCTCAAACTCCTCCTGATCTTTACTATTCAAGAGTGCTTGACTTTCACCCGAGAAAACTCACCCATCTCAACCCCTGGATAAAAAAGGATATCCAATTGGCTGAAATGGAAGTTATGCAGTGGAATTCCAAAGACGGTACAGAGATCGAAGGAGTCCTGTATAAGCCTGCGGAAATGAAAGAGGGCGAGAAAGCGCCCTTCCTGTTACATATTCATGGAGGACCTGCCGGAGTGTTTACCAATTCCTTCAGTCCTCGCTATCATATATATGCAGCGCTTGGTTATGTTCAACTTGCACCCAATGTGAGAGGAAGTAGCGGATATACAGATGAATTGCTCAGAGGAAATATGAATGACATTGGGGGAGGAGATTATGAAGATTTGATGACTGGGGTTGATAAATTGATCGCTGATGGATTGGTAGATGAGACTAAAATGGCGGTACGCGGATGGAGTTATGGGGGGATTTTAGGAGGAACGGTGGTAACCAAAACCAGTAGGTTCAAAGCAGCATCACTAGGAGCAATGGTATCAGACTGGACTTCTGAATATGGAATCGGATTTAACTATGATGTCAAGCTTTGGTATATCGGAGGAACCCCCTGGTCCAATCCGGAAGGATATAGAAATAAATCTGCGCTTTCCCATGTTTCCAAAGTGAGTACTCCCGTAATTCTTTTTCATGGAGAAAGAGACTTTACCGATACGGAGGCCCAAAGTATGATGTTTTTTGCTGCACTTAAAGACCTGGGCAAAGAGGTTCGTTATCTGAAATTTCCTAGAGAACCTCATGGCTTCAGAGAGCCGCGTCATGTCCGTACCCTTTATGTGGAGGAAATCAAATGGATTCAGAAACACACCCTGGGCGAAGATTGGAAACCCTGGAAGCGGAAGAAAGAAAAGAAAGAAGAGAGTAAGGAAAAGAAATCTGAATAA
- a CDS encoding histidine kinase → MKETFNIFCTIFFLQLGCYSVFAQHPAEEGYVSPITEVFGHKIGGYYDIKEDWNGFIWMATNNGLLRIDGSRARVFSRSKTDSTLTHKIVYHILVDEENKLLWLATAMGLTRFDPATEKSKHYQAVYENPNSLADNIVRHVYKDSEGDIWAGCFNHGLSRYRAESDDFENFYFEVPEIDSLQNLYPNVNESRINSFKEIKEDTRDPDLLWLSTPQGIVSFRKSSKEFQWQFLKSEDPQANYLMKSSTDFLQIGGKILIGTHSEGFMFDIEKKTVHPLDLGPDNTLNYIVEINEHPDGFLQLTYVQGLVYFDPHKEQLINKWEDIPRQGKYYGIRLIDSQGRIWLNSSRVSAIFDPIKQISEDYNLPAGVQGNPQVFKKIGNGRIAMLFGKNRTCYIFDTNKRSWQRIRMSGSGLDLENVIWNDLISYRNHELLLLSEEKVFRLNLQNGNLKELKVDLDHSYPGFTKALLDKKGRLWLATRRVGLLRQDRPGTKMHHYVNELNSEFSSSLYTWITDLLEDRAGNVWIRLARSYAIYETQKDRFRVFSHYKTPEKTFRYIRNFSEDPTGDVWVASEDTGLGRTDAMQVEKGIVQKLSVRDGLFSDEIKQISFDQEANLWMLTENGLSRFHSKNPNVWNYPWDRGIPKSDFILTLEDGSLALARSDGGISLINPINIIEQKNIPYPYITSVIAADQVQYEAGNRIDLKEIEIEEGRDYLSIAFSAIGYSNPKEFAYKLKGVDTDWVLTREFRSTSYSNLSPKSYTFYLKSRLVGGEWSEEVSVNIYLVPKWFETLWFKIIAALLILMIAYSVYRWRLEDVRNQERIKADFQQRINDVEMQSLRSQMNPHFLFNSLNSIQLYIIKNKPEKAVEYLGNFSRLMRLILSNSRSKTITLKQELESLQLYMELENLRFSDMFEFHIYVEKEVRINDFELPPMLLQPFVENAIWHGLQPKEGKGEINIHISLEEEYLVCEIQDNGIGREASARLKGRPKKQHKSMGMKITADRLEMINHAQYGQASMEIEDLYHANGEAAGTKVIVRVPI, encoded by the coding sequence GTGAAAGAAACCTTCAACATATTCTGCACCATTTTTTTTCTGCAGCTAGGCTGCTATTCAGTTTTTGCTCAGCACCCTGCTGAAGAAGGCTATGTAAGTCCTATTACCGAGGTGTTTGGTCATAAAATTGGCGGATATTATGACATCAAGGAAGATTGGAATGGCTTTATCTGGATGGCTACCAATAATGGCCTGCTGAGAATTGATGGGAGTCGAGCCCGAGTTTTTAGTCGTTCAAAAACAGACTCCACCTTAACCCATAAAATTGTTTATCACATCCTGGTAGATGAAGAAAATAAACTGCTTTGGTTGGCGACGGCTATGGGGCTAACTCGATTTGATCCTGCTACCGAAAAGAGCAAGCATTATCAGGCTGTGTATGAAAATCCAAATAGTCTGGCTGATAATATCGTGCGGCATGTGTACAAAGACTCTGAAGGAGATATTTGGGCTGGCTGTTTCAACCATGGCTTGAGTAGATATCGGGCAGAAAGTGATGATTTCGAAAACTTCTATTTTGAGGTTCCCGAAATAGATTCTCTCCAAAACCTTTATCCCAATGTAAATGAAAGTCGAATCAATTCTTTTAAAGAAATAAAAGAAGATACCAGGGACCCCGACTTGCTGTGGTTATCTACTCCTCAGGGAATAGTGAGCTTTCGAAAAAGTAGCAAAGAATTTCAGTGGCAATTTCTGAAGAGTGAAGACCCCCAGGCGAATTACTTGATGAAATCTTCCACAGATTTTCTGCAAATAGGAGGAAAAATCCTGATAGGAACTCACTCGGAGGGCTTCATGTTTGATATTGAAAAAAAGACTGTGCACCCGTTGGACCTCGGACCAGATAATACATTGAATTACATCGTAGAAATCAATGAACATCCAGATGGATTTTTACAATTGACCTACGTTCAGGGCCTGGTCTATTTTGATCCACATAAAGAGCAGCTTATTAATAAGTGGGAAGATATACCCAGGCAGGGCAAATACTACGGCATTCGATTGATAGATTCTCAAGGAAGAATTTGGCTAAATTCTTCCAGGGTAAGCGCTATTTTTGATCCAATAAAGCAAATATCCGAAGACTACAATCTGCCTGCAGGTGTACAGGGAAATCCCCAGGTATTCAAAAAAATAGGGAATGGCCGTATCGCGATGCTATTTGGCAAAAACAGGACCTGCTATATTTTTGACACAAATAAAAGGAGCTGGCAAAGGATCAGAATGTCTGGATCTGGCCTTGACCTGGAAAATGTCATTTGGAATGATCTCATTAGCTATAGAAATCATGAGCTTTTATTGCTTTCAGAGGAAAAAGTCTTTCGCTTAAACTTGCAAAATGGCAACCTGAAAGAACTTAAGGTAGATCTGGATCATAGCTATCCCGGCTTTACCAAAGCCCTACTGGATAAGAAAGGGAGACTTTGGCTGGCTACCCGTCGAGTTGGATTGCTCAGGCAAGATCGACCCGGTACTAAAATGCATCATTATGTGAACGAGCTGAATTCGGAATTCTCTTCTTCCCTATATACCTGGATTACAGATTTATTGGAGGATCGAGCGGGAAATGTTTGGATTCGCCTGGCCCGGAGCTATGCAATCTATGAAACCCAAAAAGACAGGTTTCGGGTTTTTTCTCATTATAAAACACCTGAAAAGACCTTCCGATATATTCGCAATTTCAGTGAAGACCCAACCGGGGATGTTTGGGTAGCGAGTGAAGATACCGGCCTGGGTAGAACAGATGCAATGCAGGTAGAGAAAGGCATCGTCCAAAAACTTTCGGTTCGTGATGGGCTTTTTAGTGATGAAATCAAACAAATATCCTTTGATCAGGAAGCCAATTTATGGATGCTAACGGAAAATGGCTTGAGCCGCTTCCATAGTAAAAATCCCAATGTTTGGAATTATCCCTGGGATAGAGGAATTCCCAAATCAGATTTTATCCTCACCCTGGAGGATGGGAGCCTGGCTTTGGCAAGGAGTGATGGAGGAATTAGCCTCATCAATCCAATCAATATAATCGAACAAAAGAATATCCCATATCCTTATATCACTTCGGTGATTGCTGCAGATCAGGTTCAATATGAAGCAGGAAATAGAATTGACTTGAAGGAGATTGAAATAGAAGAGGGGAGAGATTATCTGTCGATTGCATTTTCTGCTATTGGTTATTCAAATCCTAAAGAATTTGCCTACAAATTGAAAGGGGTTGATACAGATTGGGTTCTGACTCGGGAATTTCGCAGTACCTCTTATTCCAATCTTTCTCCCAAATCCTATACCTTCTACCTGAAAAGCAGACTGGTTGGAGGAGAGTGGAGTGAAGAAGTTTCCGTAAATATATACCTGGTTCCCAAATGGTTTGAGACTTTATGGTTTAAAATAATCGCGGCTTTACTGATCCTGATGATTGCCTATAGTGTATACCGCTGGCGATTGGAGGATGTGAGAAACCAGGAGCGGATAAAAGCAGACTTCCAGCAGAGGATCAATGATGTAGAAATGCAATCTCTGCGGTCTCAAATGAATCCCCATTTCCTTTTCAACTCCCTGAACTCTATCCAGCTTTACATCATCAAAAATAAGCCGGAAAAGGCAGTCGAATATCTCGGTAATTTCTCCCGCCTGATGCGACTCATTCTGAGTAATAGTCGATCTAAAACCATAACCCTCAAACAAGAATTAGAGTCTCTCCAACTTTATATGGAACTGGAAAACCTGCGTTTCTCTGATATGTTTGAATTCCATATTTATGTAGAAAAGGAGGTTCGCATCAATGATTTCGAGTTGCCTCCAATGTTGCTTCAACCCTTTGTGGAAAATGCGATCTGGCATGGACTCCAGCCTAAGGAGGGCAAAGGAGAGATCAATATTCATATTTCTCTGGAAGAGGAATATCTGGTCTGTGAGATTCAGGACAACGGAATTGGTAGGGAGGCTTCTGCTCGTCTAAAAGGAAGACCCAAAAAGCAACATAAATCAATGGGAATGAAGATCACGGCAGATAGATTAGAAATGATCAACCACGCTCAATATGGACAGGCAAGTATGGAGATTGAAGACCTCTACCATGCCAATGGAGAGGCTGCTGGTACCAAAGTCATTGTGAGAGTTCCCATTTAA
- a CDS encoding GNAT family N-acetyltransferase, producing the protein MSIEVDRIEHLDDKLLEELFSKSSDFKGAFEAEFFQSKDRIFLLARMENKSCGFLFAYLLPDPRKGKKKCFLYSLDTFEEYRRKGVAKKLMEALTQIAREEKCKSIFLLTAHDNFPAQALYESGGAEKNTGEILYVYELGKSD; encoded by the coding sequence ATGTCAATTGAGGTGGACCGCATCGAGCATCTCGATGATAAATTGCTTGAGGAACTCTTCTCCAAATCGTCTGACTTTAAAGGAGCTTTTGAGGCAGAATTTTTTCAGTCCAAAGATCGGATTTTCCTCCTGGCGAGAATGGAGAACAAGAGCTGCGGTTTCCTCTTTGCCTACCTGCTTCCTGATCCCCGCAAAGGAAAAAAGAAATGTTTTCTGTATTCACTGGATACCTTTGAAGAATATCGTAGAAAAGGAGTAGCTAAAAAACTCATGGAAGCCCTGACTCAAATAGCCCGAGAGGAAAAATGTAAGTCTATTTTCCTCCTTACGGCCCATGATAATTTCCCTGCCCAGGCTTTGTATGAATCCGGAGGAGCGGAGAAGAATACAGGAGAAATTCTGTATGTTTATGAATTGGGAAAGTCCGATTAA
- a CDS encoding SDR family NAD(P)-dependent oxidoreductase yields the protein MNPDKKIALIAGASRGAGKGIALSLAHTFTDLILLGRSSRKDISPHPLGTIEDTADAIKEMGGNAISVKCDCSDANQVSEVLMKVREKFGKLDLLVNSAWGGNDMKTKFGSIEDTVEENWHYMFKKGVWNYLLLSSKAIPLLEKGNSPLITNVSFWDDDKYLGSFFYDLAKHSMNRMALGLGHELKEKGISVISLSPGYMKTEKVLAALEAQPELAEKFGLPTESTAYIGEAVKALYLDENKLDKSGQTLRVADLAKEYEFYDEDGSQPGPFLMPEAF from the coding sequence ATGAACCCAGACAAAAAAATTGCCCTAATTGCAGGAGCGAGTCGTGGTGCAGGGAAAGGGATCGCCCTTTCGTTGGCTCATACTTTTACCGACCTCATATTGCTTGGCCGCTCTTCCAGAAAAGACATCTCCCCACATCCTCTGGGGACTATTGAAGACACAGCTGATGCAATAAAGGAAATGGGGGGAAATGCCATATCGGTAAAATGTGATTGTTCAGATGCCAATCAAGTCTCAGAAGTGCTAATGAAAGTGAGAGAAAAGTTTGGGAAACTGGATTTACTGGTCAATTCTGCCTGGGGAGGAAATGACATGAAGACCAAGTTCGGGAGCATAGAAGATACGGTTGAAGAGAATTGGCATTATATGTTCAAAAAGGGAGTTTGGAATTATCTCCTGCTTTCATCCAAAGCTATACCACTACTTGAAAAAGGAAATAGTCCCCTGATCACCAATGTTTCTTTTTGGGACGATGATAAATATCTGGGAAGCTTTTTTTATGATTTGGCAAAACATAGTATGAATCGGATGGCGCTGGGATTGGGACATGAATTAAAGGAGAAAGGCATTTCGGTAATCTCTTTATCGCCAGGATATATGAAGACGGAAAAGGTCCTGGCTGCATTGGAAGCACAGCCGGAATTGGCAGAGAAGTTTGGCTTACCTACGGAAAGTACCGCTTACATTGGGGAAGCCGTTAAAGCCCTGTATCTGGATGAGAATAAATTGGATAAAAGTGGGCAAACGCTTCGGGTGGCAGACCTGGCTAAGGAATATGAATTTTATGATGAAGATGGAAGCCAACCGGGTCCATTCCTCATGCCAGAGGCTTTTTAA
- a CDS encoding nuclear transport factor 2 family protein, whose amino-acid sequence MKRMIISLSFIAFVFFAFGSVLSENDSEKIHAAVKEFVKSADKQDVNSMDKIMHKEFRTVANQLFGAPEVSVINKSSYLAMMKEGKLGGDSRKVKIEEIEVIGKNAVVKATFTGKKLIFQTFVQLVKGPDGEWKVISDMPVIQKV is encoded by the coding sequence ATGAAAAGAATGATCATTTCATTAAGCTTTATTGCCTTCGTATTCTTCGCTTTTGGATCTGTACTTAGCGAGAATGACTCAGAAAAAATTCATGCAGCCGTAAAGGAATTTGTCAAAAGTGCAGATAAACAGGACGTAAATAGCATGGACAAAATCATGCACAAAGAATTTCGAACAGTTGCCAATCAACTCTTTGGAGCTCCAGAGGTATCGGTGATCAACAAATCAAGCTATTTGGCCATGATGAAAGAAGGAAAGCTGGGAGGAGATAGCCGAAAAGTGAAGATTGAAGAGATTGAAGTGATTGGAAAGAATGCGGTAGTGAAAGCTACTTTCACCGGAAAGAAGCTCATTTTCCAAACCTTTGTCCAGTTGGTGAAAGGACCAGATGGAGAATGGAAGGTAATCAGTGATATGCCCGTAATACAAAAAGTATAG
- a CDS encoding 3'-5' exonuclease: MKYIILDLEASCWKKKEKGQINEIIEIGAIAINEEGEKLGEFAEFIKPKIHPILSDFCKELTSITQAEIDSAKNFPEVIASFWEWIGLNENSYFLCSWGFYDKTQFGKDCKLHELDRSWLEPHISVKHQYAKIKALHKACGMARALDLEGMKLEGRHHRGIDDARNISRIFIKYLTDWDFSMKQS; encoded by the coding sequence ATGAAATACATAATTCTAGACCTGGAAGCGAGCTGCTGGAAGAAAAAAGAGAAAGGTCAAATAAATGAAATCATTGAGATCGGTGCCATCGCTATCAATGAAGAGGGAGAAAAACTCGGAGAATTTGCGGAATTTATTAAGCCTAAGATACATCCCATTCTCTCAGACTTTTGTAAGGAATTGACCAGCATTACACAGGCTGAAATTGATTCGGCCAAAAACTTTCCGGAAGTAATAGCTTCTTTTTGGGAGTGGATAGGGCTAAATGAAAATTCCTATTTCTTATGCTCCTGGGGCTTTTATGATAAAACTCAGTTTGGGAAAGATTGCAAACTCCATGAGCTCGATAGGAGTTGGCTTGAACCGCATATTAGTGTCAAACATCAATACGCCAAAATAAAGGCTTTGCATAAAGCATGTGGCATGGCCCGGGCTCTTGATCTGGAAGGAATGAAGCTTGAGGGCAGACATCACAGAGGAATAGATGATGCCAGAAACATCAGCCGCATATTCATAAAATATTTGACTGATTGGGACTTCTCGATGAAGCAAAGTTGA
- a CDS encoding MarR family transcriptional regulator has product MSRIDDKNLDDVYLFHLEKAYKLFKKYKKNFFKDEGVDLTSDQWIVLKRISDEEGISQKEIADKSFKEPASVTRILDILQGKGLIYRKEAKEDRRAYGLFLTDEGLTLVKKLIPKAKKARAFGVQGLSEEEVLNLNKYLKKICENFA; this is encoded by the coding sequence ATGTCAAGAATAGACGACAAAAACCTGGATGATGTCTACCTTTTTCATTTAGAAAAAGCTTATAAACTCTTCAAAAAGTACAAGAAGAACTTTTTCAAGGATGAAGGAGTCGACCTGACCAGCGATCAGTGGATAGTCTTAAAGCGGATCAGTGATGAAGAGGGGATAAGCCAAAAGGAAATTGCCGATAAAAGCTTTAAAGAGCCAGCCTCTGTTACCCGGATTCTGGACATCCTGCAAGGCAAAGGATTGATCTACCGCAAAGAAGCTAAAGAAGATCGCAGAGCCTATGGACTTTTTCTGACGGATGAAGGCCTGACATTGGTAAAAAAACTGATCCCGAAGGCCAAAAAGGCGAGAGCATTCGGTGTCCAGGGCTTAAGCGAGGAAGAAGTGCTAAATCTCAATAAATACTTGAAAAAAATCTGCGAGAACTTTGCCTAA
- a CDS encoding DOMON domain-containing protein — protein MKETLFIISLCMYLLPGHNIPLQKVEKNGMLVSWEEKGEYLEFEVSAPSQGWLAVGFNEEEGLAGTHLIMAAVRGKSVHLSDRFILKAGDHRALSELGVGEKLELISGEENASGSRVSFRIPKLSQDDYHKNLLPASSFHMLMAYSREDDFTHHSMMRTSVKITI, from the coding sequence ATGAAAGAAACTTTATTCATAATCAGTTTATGTATGTACTTACTACCCGGCCATAACATACCTCTTCAAAAAGTTGAAAAAAATGGGATGCTCGTGAGTTGGGAAGAAAAAGGAGAATACCTGGAGTTTGAAGTCTCTGCACCCTCGCAAGGTTGGTTGGCTGTAGGTTTTAATGAAGAAGAGGGTCTGGCAGGTACTCACCTTATCATGGCGGCTGTCCGCGGAAAATCTGTTCACTTGAGTGATCGCTTTATCCTGAAAGCGGGAGACCACAGGGCACTGTCTGAATTGGGAGTAGGAGAAAAACTAGAACTAATCAGTGGAGAGGAAAATGCTTCTGGTAGTAGAGTATCCTTTCGTATCCCCAAACTTTCTCAAGACGACTACCATAAAAATCTCCTTCCTGCTAGCTCATTTCACATGCTCATGGCTTATTCCCGGGAAGATGATTTTACGCATCATAGCATGATGCGAACCTCTGTAAAAATTACCATTTAA